The following proteins come from a genomic window of Campylobacter coli 76339:
- a CDS encoding Exodeoxyribonuclease VII large subunit, whose amino-acid sequence MKVSELNLKAKALLEAHFDNIVLSGELSKITMHGSGHWYFDLKDEKSSIACAMFKGANLKVDFQPKVGDFLELVGSVSLYAESGRYQFIANSMKKAGMGDLEAQFLALKERLQKEGLFNSEHKKTLPQFPKKIGIITSKTSAALQDMLKLINQKEYFLAKIYVFNALTQGSSAAYSLIQALKKADEIGLDVIIVARGGGSREDLFCFNDEGLAREIFKAKTPIISAIGHEIDYVISDFVADFRAPTPSAAIDTLLYSRLDLEQGLDLLEEKLTKLWESKLEYCENLLSNLHKFFKAKSLETMIEAKEKQLAFLLKQAKIVMESKIQKAELELQKLQNAFFQHEIFFKKSKNLISIKKNGKIANLEELKSEDIITLSSQTLQKEAKIL is encoded by the coding sequence ATGAAGGTAAGTGAATTAAATTTAAAAGCGAAGGCTTTATTAGAAGCACATTTTGATAACATTGTTTTAAGCGGAGAGCTTTCAAAAATCACTATGCATGGATCAGGACATTGGTATTTTGATCTAAAAGATGAAAAATCAAGTATAGCTTGTGCTATGTTTAAGGGTGCAAATTTAAAAGTTGATTTTCAACCCAAGGTAGGTGATTTTTTAGAGCTTGTTGGAAGTGTGAGCTTATATGCTGAAAGTGGGCGTTATCAATTTATTGCAAACAGTATGAAAAAAGCAGGAATGGGGGATTTAGAGGCTCAATTTCTAGCATTAAAAGAGCGCTTGCAAAAAGAAGGTTTGTTTAACAGTGAACATAAAAAAACCTTGCCTCAATTCCCTAAAAAAATAGGAATCATCACCTCAAAGACTTCAGCGGCCTTGCAAGATATGTTAAAACTTATCAATCAAAAAGAATATTTTCTAGCCAAAATTTATGTTTTTAATGCGCTTACGCAAGGAAGTAGTGCGGCTTATTCTTTGATTCAAGCTTTAAAAAAAGCTGATGAGATAGGATTAGATGTCATCATTGTTGCTAGAGGGGGTGGTAGCAGAGAGGATCTTTTTTGTTTTAATGATGAGGGTTTGGCAAGGGAGATTTTTAAAGCTAAAACACCTATTATTTCGGCAATTGGTCATGAGATTGATTATGTGATCAGTGATTTTGTAGCTGATTTTAGAGCACCCACTCCATCAGCTGCTATCGATACCTTGCTTTATTCTAGACTTGATTTAGAACAAGGACTTGATCTTTTAGAAGAAAAATTGACAAAACTTTGGGAAAGTAAATTAGAATATTGTGAAAATTTACTCAGCAATCTACACAAATTTTTTAAAGCAAAATCTTTAGAAACTATGATAGAGGCAAAAGAAAAACAGCTTGCGTTTTTGCTTAAACAAGCAAAAATCGTAATGGAAAGCAAAATTCAAAAAGCTGAATTAGAACTACAAAAGCTTCAAAATGCTTTTTTTCAGCATGAAATTTTTTTTAAAAAAAGTAAAAATCTAATTTCTATTAAAAAAAATGGTAAAATAGCAAATTTAGAAGAGCTAAAAAGTGAAGATATTATCACTTTGAGTTCTCAAACTTTACAAAAAGAAGCAAAAATTCTATAA
- a CDS encoding Phosphate:acyl-ACP acyltransferase PlsX, producing MINIAIDAMGGDFGEKPIIEGVIEALKEKPFNAILVGNPQVLKPLIPKNLEQYIQYENANEVFSMDENATDALKRKETTIYKTIELVKNGKAKAAVSAGHSGASMSLATLRLGRLKGISRPAIATLMPNTVSKTLFLDVGANTDCKAENLFQFAIMGDAYAKEIMKISKPRLALLSNGEEECKGNELTKEAHQLMKQIPSFVGNAEGRDIFNGEVDILVCDGFDGNVILKACEGVATAIIQILKNEIKQSLVSKIGALLMKPSFKRLKKHIDWQEYGGAPLLGVNGCVIISHGKSDARAIKNAIFQAINFSESNINQTIEKELEKYNA from the coding sequence ATGATTAACATTGCTATAGATGCAATGGGTGGAGATTTTGGAGAAAAGCCCATTATAGAAGGCGTTATCGAGGCTTTAAAAGAAAAGCCTTTTAATGCTATCTTGGTGGGAAATCCTCAAGTTTTAAAACCTCTAATACCTAAAAATTTAGAACAATATATCCAATATGAAAACGCCAACGAAGTTTTTTCAATGGATGAAAACGCAACAGACGCCTTAAAAAGAAAAGAAACTACAATTTATAAAACTATCGAACTTGTTAAAAATGGAAAAGCAAAAGCCGCTGTTTCAGCAGGACATAGTGGTGCAAGTATGTCTTTAGCAACCCTAAGATTAGGTAGGCTTAAAGGAATATCGCGACCTGCAATTGCAACCTTAATGCCAAATACTGTAAGTAAAACTTTATTTTTGGATGTAGGTGCAAATACAGATTGCAAAGCTGAAAATTTATTTCAATTTGCCATAATGGGCGATGCTTATGCAAAAGAAATTATGAAAATTTCAAAACCTCGCTTGGCTTTATTGTCCAACGGTGAAGAAGAATGCAAAGGTAATGAGCTTACAAAAGAGGCTCATCAGCTTATGAAACAAATCCCTAGTTTTGTTGGAAATGCTGAAGGTAGAGATATCTTCAATGGTGAAGTCGATATCTTGGTTTGTGATGGATTTGATGGAAATGTAATCCTAAAAGCCTGCGAGGGAGTGGCTACAGCAATTATTCAAATTTTAAAAAATGAAATCAAACAATCTTTAGTATCAAAAATAGGCGCATTGCTAATGAAACCTTCATTTAAAAGACTTAAAAAACACATTGATTGGCAAGAGTATGGTGGTGCTCCACTACTTGGTGTTAATGGCTGTGTTATCATAAGTCATGGAAAAAGTGATGCTAGAGCAATCAAAAATGCTATTTTTCAAGCTATTAACTTTAGTGAATCAAATATTAATCAAACCATAGAAAAGGAGCTTGAGAAATACAATGCCTAA
- a CDS encoding 3-oxoacyl-[acyl-carrier-protein] synthase, KASIII encodes MPKASLKSIASYVPEQILSNYDLEKIIDTTDEWITRRTGIKERRIASKDESTSDLGTKAAIKAIERANLKPQDIDAILVATLSPDYFTMPSTACKIAANLGLNGITAFDISAACSGFIYLLEQAKALVESGLKKNVLIIGAEKASSIMDYTDRSICILFGDGAGAGVVSLDENNPIIDVHTASNGNYGDLLMTERSQESKEASSLAMRMKGNEVFKIAVQTLSNDVVEILSKNQILPEQIDLFIPHQANLRIIKAVQERLNLNDEKCVVTVQKYGNTSAASIPMAMNDAYEEGRLKKGNLILLDAFGGGFTWGSALLKFGGENFS; translated from the coding sequence ATGCCTAAAGCGAGTTTAAAAAGCATAGCTTCTTATGTACCTGAGCAAATTTTAAGCAATTACGATCTTGAAAAGATTATCGATACAACAGATGAGTGGATCACAAGACGCACAGGTATAAAAGAAAGACGCATTGCAAGCAAAGACGAAAGCACAAGTGATTTAGGTACCAAAGCAGCCATAAAAGCTATAGAAAGAGCAAATTTAAAACCACAAGATATTGATGCGATATTGGTAGCTACTTTAAGTCCTGATTATTTTACCATGCCCTCAACCGCTTGTAAAATCGCAGCCAATTTAGGACTCAATGGAATCACCGCTTTTGATATTTCGGCAGCCTGCTCAGGCTTTATCTATCTTCTAGAACAAGCCAAAGCTCTTGTAGAAAGTGGATTGAAAAAAAATGTTTTAATTATAGGAGCTGAAAAAGCCAGCTCTATCATGGATTATACTGATAGAAGTATTTGCATACTTTTTGGTGATGGCGCAGGAGCAGGAGTAGTAAGTCTTGATGAAAATAATCCCATAATCGATGTGCATACGGCAAGCAATGGAAATTATGGTGATTTACTGATGACAGAACGCTCTCAAGAATCAAAAGAAGCTTCAAGTCTAGCGATGAGAATGAAAGGCAATGAAGTCTTTAAAATAGCGGTGCAAACTTTAAGCAATGATGTCGTTGAAATTTTATCTAAAAATCAAATTTTACCCGAACAAATTGATCTTTTTATCCCGCACCAAGCAAATTTGCGTATCATTAAAGCTGTGCAAGAGAGACTGAATTTAAACGATGAAAAATGCGTTGTAACTGTACAAAAGTATGGCAATACCTCAGCTGCTTCTATCCCTATGGCGATGAATGATGCCTATGAAGAAGGTCGTCTTAAAAAAGGGAATTTGATCTTGCTTGATGCTTTTGGTGGTGGTTTTACCTGGGGTTCTGCCTTGCTCAAATTTGGTGGCGAGAATTTCTCCTAA
- a CDS encoding Peroxide stress regulator; Ferric uptake regulation protein; Fe2+/Zn2+ uptake regulation proteins produces the protein MELLQILKKHELKATPQRLCVLKILKRHEHPNIEELYEEIKKEYPSISLATVYKNLNTLQEQGLVVEINVANQKTCYDIYEERHIHIICNKCGNIEDMSFQDAELDEYQEKLEKKMGNIIDHLAVCAHVSTCKKCH, from the coding sequence ATGGAATTGTTACAAATACTTAAAAAACATGAATTAAAGGCAACCCCACAAAGATTGTGTGTTTTAAAAATTTTAAAAAGACATGAACATCCGAATATCGAAGAGCTTTATGAGGAAATCAAAAAAGAATACCCTTCCATTTCTCTTGCTACAGTTTATAAAAATCTTAACACTTTACAAGAACAAGGCTTAGTTGTAGAAATCAATGTAGCAAATCAAAAAACTTGTTATGATATCTATGAAGAAAGACATATACATATAATTTGCAACAAATGTGGCAATATCGAAGATATGAGTTTTCAAGATGCTGAACTTGATGAATATCAAGAAAAATTAGAGAAAAAAATGGGAAATATCATCGATCATTTAGCAGTTTGTGCTCATGTTAGCACTTGTAAAAAGTGCCATTAA
- a CDS encoding Flagellar assembly protein FliH has translation MVNRSNVISGGTSDQHVVEGYRFKVISEFDNHTEEKQHHPQISNEENIITSSKDENPTNESQTPAPSQVVQEVQTPAFQPSFVEDLLKKTDEMSSNIIKLQMQIESQESEFNNRLNSELENAREKFSKEGYEQAKAEFEKELNDLRDKYLKSVSKLEEACTNLNVFIEKNEKELADTAIDIAKEVILKELENNSSKIAYALAKDLINELKGAGSIEIKVNSVDYNYLKEHFSENSHIKITLDDAISKGSVIILSDSGNIESNLNARLIKIKKMVNNE, from the coding sequence ATGGTTAATCGTAGTAATGTTATTTCAGGAGGAACTTCTGATCAGCATGTTGTTGAAGGATATCGTTTTAAAGTAATTTCAGAATTTGATAACCACACAGAAGAGAAGCAGCATCATCCGCAAATTTCAAATGAAGAAAATATAATCACATCTTCAAAAGATGAAAACCCTACAAACGAGAGTCAAACCCCAGCGCCTTCTCAAGTAGTACAAGAGGTTCAAACTCCTGCATTTCAACCTAGTTTTGTTGAAGATTTGCTAAAAAAAACAGATGAGATGTCAAGTAATATTATCAAGCTTCAAATGCAAATTGAAAGCCAAGAAAGTGAGTTTAATAACCGCTTAAATTCAGAGCTTGAAAATGCTAGAGAAAAATTTTCTAAAGAGGGCTATGAACAAGCTAAGGCTGAATTTGAAAAAGAATTAAATGACTTGCGTGATAAATATTTAAAAAGTGTTTCTAAACTAGAAGAAGCTTGTACAAATCTTAATGTTTTTATTGAAAAAAATGAAAAAGAGCTTGCTGATACAGCTATAGATATTGCTAAAGAAGTTATTTTAAAAGAACTTGAAAATAATTCAAGCAAAATAGCTTATGCTTTAGCTAAAGATCTTATTAACGAGCTTAAGGGTGCAGGTTCTATTGAAATAAAAGTAAATTCTGTAGATTATAATTATTTAAAAGAGCATTTTAGCGAGAATTCTCATATTAAAATCACTCTTGATGATGCTATTAGCAAGGGTAGTGTTATTATTTTAAGTGATAGCGGCAATATAGAATCCAATTTAAATGCACGCCTTATTAAAATCAAAAAAATGGTTAATAATGAATGA
- a CDS encoding Phosphoserine aminotransferase: MRKINFSAGPSTLPLELLEYAKNELCDYQGKGYSIMEISHRSKVFEEVHFGAMQKAKELYGLNDDYEVLFLQGGASLQFAMIPMNLSLGGVCEYANTGVWTQKAIKEAQILGVNVKVVASSEESKFDHIPQVEFSDNADYAYICSNNTIYGTQFKNYPKTKSPLIVDASSDFFSRKVDFSNIALFYGGVQKNAGISGISCLFIRKDMLERSQNKNLPSMLKYSIHSQNQSLFNTPPTFAIYMFNLEMKWLLDQGGLDVIDAKNSQKAAMLYECIDSSEGFYKGHADKKDRSLMNVSFNIAKNSELEPIFVKEAEEAGMLGLKGHRILGGIRASIYNAVSLDQVKTLCEFMKEFAKKYN; this comes from the coding sequence ATGAGAAAAATTAATTTTAGCGCAGGTCCATCTACTTTGCCTTTAGAGCTTTTAGAATATGCTAAAAATGAGCTTTGTGATTATCAGGGTAAGGGTTATTCCATCATGGAAATTTCTCACCGTTCAAAGGTATTTGAAGAAGTGCACTTTGGAGCGATGCAAAAAGCAAAAGAACTTTATGGTTTAAATGATGATTATGAGGTTTTATTTTTGCAAGGTGGTGCGAGTTTGCAATTTGCTATGATACCTATGAATTTATCTTTGGGTGGAGTTTGTGAGTATGCAAATACAGGAGTTTGGACTCAAAAAGCTATAAAAGAAGCTCAAATTTTAGGAGTAAATGTCAAGGTTGTTGCTAGTAGCGAAGAAAGTAAGTTTGATCATATACCTCAAGTTGAGTTTAGTGATAATGCTGATTATGCTTATATTTGCTCAAACAATACCATTTATGGTACACAATTTAAAAATTATCCTAAAACTAAATCCCCTTTAATCGTTGATGCTTCGAGTGATTTTTTCTCAAGAAAAGTTGATTTTTCAAATATTGCACTTTTTTATGGTGGAGTGCAAAAGAATGCAGGAATTTCAGGTATAAGCTGTCTTTTTATACGCAAAGATATGTTAGAAAGATCTCAAAATAAAAACCTGCCAAGTATGTTAAAATACTCCATACATTCACAAAATCAATCTTTATTTAACACTCCTCCGACTTTTGCAATTTATATGTTTAATCTTGAAATGAAATGGCTTTTAGATCAAGGTGGATTGGATGTTATCGATGCTAAAAATTCTCAAAAAGCCGCAATGCTTTATGAGTGCATTGATTCGAGTGAAGGATTTTATAAGGGGCACGCTGATAAAAAAGACAGATCTTTGATGAATGTAAGCTTTAACATCGCTAAAAATTCAGAACTTGAACCGATATTTGTAAAAGAAGCTGAAGAAGCGGGTATGTTAGGACTTAAAGGACATAGAATTCTAGGAGGAATTCGCGCAAGTATTTATAATGCTGTTAGCTTAGATCAGGTTAAAACTTTGTGTGAATTTATGAAAGAATTTGCTAAAAAGTATAACTGA
- a CDS encoding Ubiquinone/menaquinone biosynthesis methyltransferase UbiE @ 2-heptaprenyl-1,4-naphthoquinone methyltransferase has translation MQKQDKIIKMFNEIAPTYDKANRILSFGVDVSWRKFACKRVLKLYQKDNINIVDVACGTGDMIEIWQESAKKLNKNIAHIKGIDPSEGMLNIAKQKFPNIEFIEAGAQELPLQSESVDIVSISYGIRNVVEREKALSEFSRVLKQDGIFVVLEFTKREKGGFVASCRDFYLKNILPSLGGMISKNKSAYEYLPNSIEDFLSKEEFIAELKQVGFEMLEFKSFSFGVSSMFIAKKV, from the coding sequence ATGCAAAAGCAAGATAAAATCATAAAAATGTTTAATGAAATAGCTCCAACCTATGATAAGGCTAATAGAATTTTGAGTTTCGGTGTTGATGTGAGTTGGCGTAAATTTGCTTGTAAAAGAGTTTTAAAGCTTTACCAAAAAGATAATATAAACATAGTTGATGTGGCTTGTGGCACAGGAGATATGATAGAAATTTGGCAAGAAAGTGCTAAAAAATTAAATAAAAATATAGCTCATATTAAAGGTATTGATCCAAGTGAGGGTATGTTAAATATAGCAAAGCAAAAATTCCCAAATATCGAATTTATAGAAGCTGGAGCGCAAGAATTGCCTTTGCAAAGTGAAAGTGTTGATATCGTAAGTATAAGCTATGGGATACGCAATGTAGTGGAGAGAGAAAAAGCTTTGAGTGAATTTTCAAGAGTGCTTAAACAAGATGGAATTTTTGTAGTTTTAGAATTTACCAAAAGAGAAAAAGGAGGTTTTGTGGCCTCTTGTAGAGATTTTTATCTGAAAAATATTTTACCAAGTTTGGGTGGAATGATAAGTAAAAATAAAAGCGCATACGAATACCTGCCTAATTCTATAGAGGATTTTTTAAGTAAAGAGGAATTTATCGCCGAACTTAAACAGGTAGGTTTTGAAATGCTTGAATTTAAAAGTTTTAGTTTTGGCGTAAGTTCTATGTTTATAGCTAAGAAAGTCTAA
- a CDS encoding Flagellar motor switch protein FliG: MIKLSEEQKMVYDDLSMPEKVAIFLIQLGEDATTSVFSHMEIDVITEISRYIAMAKNVDRAVATAVLEEFYTLLQSNQYIKSGGLEYAKEILFRTFGPEIANKILEKLTKSMENNQNFAYLAQIKPQQLADFITKEHPQTIALILAHMDSIHAAETLEYFSDELRAEVVIRMANLGDISPSIIKRVSAVLESKLESLTSYKVEVGGPRAVAEVLNRLGQKASKSTITYIEQSDERLAETIKELMFTFDDIQKLSTQAIREILKVADKRDLMIGLKGASEELKQKFLANMSTRASEAFLEEMGFLGAVRVKDVEDAQRKVVEVVQKLAEQGLVQTGDADEMIE, translated from the coding sequence ATGATAAAACTTAGCGAAGAACAAAAAATGGTTTATGATGATTTATCGATGCCTGAAAAGGTAGCGATATTTCTCATACAACTTGGCGAGGATGCAACAACTTCAGTCTTTTCGCATATGGAAATTGATGTTATTACTGAAATTTCACGCTATATTGCTATGGCAAAAAATGTCGACCGCGCCGTAGCTACTGCAGTTTTGGAAGAATTTTATACCCTGCTTCAATCCAATCAATATATCAAAAGCGGTGGTTTGGAATATGCTAAAGAGATACTTTTCCGTACTTTTGGTCCAGAAATTGCTAATAAAATTCTTGAAAAACTTACCAAAAGCATGGAGAATAATCAAAACTTTGCTTATTTGGCTCAGATTAAACCCCAACAGCTTGCAGACTTTATCACCAAAGAGCACCCACAAACTATCGCACTTATTTTAGCACACATGGATTCAATTCATGCAGCTGAAACCTTAGAGTATTTTAGCGATGAGTTAAGAGCCGAGGTTGTTATAAGAATGGCAAATCTTGGGGATATTTCTCCAAGTATTATTAAAAGAGTATCTGCAGTGCTTGAAAGCAAACTCGAAAGTCTCACTTCTTATAAGGTTGAAGTGGGAGGTCCAAGAGCGGTTGCAGAAGTGCTTAACCGTTTAGGGCAAAAAGCAAGTAAATCTACTATTACTTATATCGAGCAAAGTGATGAGCGTTTGGCTGAAACGATTAAAGAATTGATGTTTACTTTTGATGATATACAAAAACTTAGCACTCAAGCTATAAGAGAAATTTTAAAAGTTGCGGATAAGCGCGATTTGATGATAGGCTTAAAGGGCGCAAGCGAAGAATTAAAGCAAAAATTCTTAGCCAACATGTCTACGCGTGCAAGCGAAGCTTTCCTTGAAGAAATGGGCTTTTTAGGTGCAGTGCGTGTTAAAGATGTTGAAGATGCCCAAAGAAAAGTAGTTGAAGTAGTGCAAAAACTTGCAGAACAAGGACTTGTGCAAACAGGCGATGCTGATGAAATGATAGAGTAG
- a CDS encoding 1-deoxy-D-xylulose 5-phosphate synthase — protein MNEIIKKDYQFAYTKEQLEKLNLTQLEDLAARIREKIIDVVSKNGGHLSSNLGAVELTIAMHTVFDNGIDPFIFDVSHQSYTHKLLSGKENIFESLRQFGGLSGYTKPNDGDYFIAGHSSTSISLAVGACKAIALKGEKRIPVALIGDGALSAGMAYEALNELGDSKFPCVVILNDNEMSISKPIGAISKYLSQAMATQFYQNFKKRVAKMLDVLPDSATYMAKRFEESFKLITPGLLFEELGLEYIGPIDGHNLSEVISALKQAKAMQKPCIIHAQTLKGKGYSLAEGKNAKWHGVGAFDVDSGESIKKPDAKNSATEIFSKVLFDLATKYKNIVGITAAMPSGTGLERLIEQFPDRFWDVGIAEQHAVTSMAAMAKEGFKPFIAIYSTFLQRAYDQVIHDCAIMNLNVVFAMDRAGIVGEDGETHQGAFDVSFLAPLPNLTLVAPRDELMMKNIMEYACVHEGCLAFRYPRGSFILDEEFNPSKIELGKAQWLVKNQSNIAFLGYGQGVGKAWKVLRKLQDEGQNANLIDLIFAKPLDGVLLKELAKQSQIWFVFSENARIGGVASLLESFVQENGLKVKIISFEYEDNFIEHGKTNEVEKALKLDIDSLVQRVKINWVDNIL, from the coding sequence ATGAATGAAATAATTAAAAAAGACTACCAGTTTGCTTATACTAAAGAACAATTAGAAAAGCTAAATTTAACCCAGCTTGAAGATTTGGCGGCTCGTATTAGAGAAAAAATTATTGATGTGGTAAGTAAAAATGGAGGACATTTAAGCTCCAATTTGGGAGCAGTTGAGCTTACTATAGCTATGCATACGGTATTTGATAATGGTATAGACCCTTTTATATTTGATGTATCGCATCAATCCTACACGCATAAGCTTTTAAGTGGAAAAGAAAATATTTTTGAGTCTTTGCGTCAATTTGGTGGACTCAGTGGATATACCAAACCTAATGATGGGGATTATTTTATAGCAGGACACTCAAGCACTTCTATATCTTTAGCTGTAGGAGCCTGTAAGGCTATAGCGCTAAAAGGTGAAAAACGTATTCCTGTAGCTTTGATAGGCGATGGAGCTTTAAGTGCAGGTATGGCTTATGAGGCTTTGAATGAATTAGGAGATTCTAAATTTCCTTGTGTGGTTATCTTAAATGATAATGAAATGAGTATTTCAAAACCTATAGGCGCGATTTCAAAATATCTTTCTCAAGCTATGGCAACGCAGTTTTATCAAAATTTCAAAAAACGCGTGGCTAAAATGTTAGATGTCTTGCCTGATTCTGCTACTTATATGGCTAAGCGTTTTGAAGAAAGTTTTAAATTAATAACTCCAGGGCTTTTGTTTGAAGAATTGGGTCTTGAATATATAGGCCCTATTGATGGGCATAATTTAAGCGAGGTTATTTCTGCATTAAAACAAGCAAAAGCTATGCAAAAACCTTGCATTATCCATGCACAAACCCTAAAAGGAAAGGGTTATAGTTTAGCCGAAGGAAAAAATGCTAAGTGGCATGGAGTTGGAGCCTTTGATGTGGATAGTGGAGAAAGCATTAAAAAACCTGATGCTAAAAATTCTGCAACAGAGATTTTTTCCAAGGTATTGTTTGATTTGGCTACAAAATATAAAAATATAGTCGGTATCACTGCTGCTATGCCAAGTGGGACAGGACTTGAAAGACTCATAGAGCAATTTCCTGATCGTTTTTGGGATGTGGGTATTGCTGAGCAACATGCTGTTACTTCTATGGCAGCTATGGCTAAAGAAGGATTTAAACCTTTTATCGCTATATACAGCACTTTTTTACAACGCGCTTATGATCAAGTTATTCATGATTGTGCGATTATGAATTTAAATGTAGTTTTTGCTATGGATAGGGCAGGCATAGTAGGAGAAGATGGGGAGACGCATCAGGGGGCTTTTGATGTGAGCTTTTTAGCCCCTTTGCCCAATTTAACCCTTGTAGCTCCAAGAGATGAGCTTATGATGAAAAATATTATGGAGTATGCTTGTGTCCATGAAGGATGTTTGGCTTTTCGTTATCCTAGAGGATCTTTTATTTTGGATGAGGAATTTAATCCTTCTAAGATAGAACTTGGAAAAGCACAATGGCTTGTAAAAAACCAAAGTAACATCGCTTTTTTGGGTTATGGACAAGGTGTGGGTAAGGCTTGGAAAGTTTTAAGAAAATTGCAAGATGAGGGGCAAAATGCTAATTTGATTGATTTGATTTTTGCCAAGCCTTTAGATGGAGTACTTTTAAAAGAGCTAGCAAAACAGAGTCAAATTTGGTTTGTCTTTAGTGAAAATGCAAGGATAGGTGGTGTGGCGAGTTTGCTAGAGAGCTTTGTGCAGGAGAATGGTTTAAAAGTTAAAATTATTTCTTTTGAATACGAAGACAATTTTATCGAACACGGTAAAACCAATGAAGTGGAAAAAGCTTTAAAACTTGACATTGATAGTTTGGTGCAAAGGGTAAAAATAAATTGGGTCGATAACATCCTTTAA